A stretch of the Vigna radiata var. radiata cultivar VC1973A chromosome 7, Vradiata_ver6, whole genome shotgun sequence genome encodes the following:
- the LOC106769253 gene encoding 18.5 kDa class I heat shock protein, producing MSLIPSLFGGRRSNVFDPFSLDVWDPFKDFPFPNSLSSSFPESARENSAFVSTRVDWKETPEAHVFKADIPGLKKEEVKVEIEDDKVLQISGERNFEKEDKNDTWHRVERSSGKFMRRFRLPENAKVDKVKASMENGVLTVTVPKEEIKKADVKAIEISG from the coding sequence ATGTCACTGATTCCAAGTTTGTTCGGTGGGCGAAGGAGCAACGTCTTCGATCCATTCTCTCTGGATGTATGGGATCCCTTCAAGGATTTTCCTTTCCCcaattctctttcttcttccttccctGAATCTGCTCGGGAAAATTCTGCATTTGTGAGCACTCGTGTGGATTGGAAAGAGACTCCGGAGGCACACGTGTTCAAGGCTGACATTCCGGGACTGAAGAAGGAGGAAGTGAAGGTGGAGATAGAAGATGATAAGGTTCTTCAGATAAGCGGAGAGAGGAACTTTGAGAAGGAAGATAAGAACGACACGTGGCATCGCGTGGAGCGTAGCAGTGGAAAGTTTATGAGGAGGTTCAGATTGCCTGAGAATGCAAAAGTGGATAAAGTGAAGGCTTCAATGGAGAATGGTGTTCTTACTGTCACTGTTCCGAAAGAAGAGATTAAGAAGGCTGATGTCAAAGCCATTGAAATTTCTGGTTAA